The Sandaracinobacteroides saxicola nucleotide sequence TTCTCGCAATGATGGCCTAACCCACCGCCCCCGCCGCAAACAGCGCAGCCACCTCCGCTTCACCGCGCCCCAGCCCGGCCAGCAGCGCCCGTGTGTCCTGCCCCGGCATCGTCAGCGTCTGCGCGCCCGCCGCCCGCACGCCGTCCACTTCCACCGGGATCACCGGCAGCAGCGTCGGCGTGCCATCGGGCAGCTCCACCGCGCGCAACCCGCCGCTTGCCAGCAGGTGCGGGTCCTCGAACAACTCCTCCGGCCGGCCGATCGGCGCGAACGGCAGCCCGCTGCCGTCCAGACGCGCGATCAACTCGGCCTTGGTGAACATCTTCAACCGCGCCCGCACCACCGGCATGATCGCGTCGCGCGCCCGCACCCGCGCGTTGTTCGCCCGCCAGGCGTCGTTCGCCCACAGTTCGGGCAGATCGAACAGCGCGCAGAACTTCTCCCACAGCGCGTCCGTCACCACCCCCACGAACACCGCGTCGTCATCCGCGGTCTCGAACACGTCATAGATCGCCCAGGCGCTCACCCGCGCCGGCATCGGCGCCGCGGCCACCCCCGTCACCGCCTTCTGCGCCATATGCTGGCCCACCAGATAGACGGTGGTCTCGAACAGGCTGCTGGCCACCTTGCCGCCCTTCCCCGTCCGGTGCCGCCGTTCCAGCGCCGCCAGCACGCCGATCACCCCGAACATGCCGCCCGCCACGTCGATCACGCTCGCCCCGGCGCGCAGCGGCCGCCCCGGCGGCCCGGTCATATAGGCAAGGCCCCCCATCATCTGCGCCACCTCGTCCAGCGCGGTACGCTCCTCATAAGGCCCCGGCAAAAAGCCCTTCTCCGTGCAGTAAATCAGCCGCGGATTGAGCGCGGCGAGCGCCTCATACCCCAGCCCCAGCCGGTCCAGCGCCCCCGGCCGGAAATTCTCCACCAGCACATCGGCACCCGCCGCCAGGTCCCGCGCCACCCCCAACCCGTCCGCCGATTTCAGGTTCAGGCAGATGCTCTTCTTCCCCCGGTTGTACATCGGGAAATAGCCGGCGCCGCTCCCCAGCAGCCGCCGTGTCGCGTCGCCGCCCATCGGCTCCACCTTCACCACCTCGGCACCCAGGTCCGCCAGCACCGCCCCCACCGCCGGCCCCATCACCATATGGGTGAACTCCACCACCTTCAGTCCCCTCAGCGGCGCGTCATCCATCGCTTGTCCCTTTCATCGTTCGTCGCCATATGTCCGGACAACTTGTCCCCTGCAAGGCGCGCCCGATGACCGACCGGCTGATGGATGGAATCGATGTCCTGGTGAGCGAGGTCGGCCCGCGCGACGGCCTGCAATCCATCGCCCCCACCCTGCCGCTGGCCGCCAAGAAGGCCTGGATCGACGCCGCCGTCGCCGCCGGCATCCGCGAGATCGAGGTCGGCAGCTTCGTCCCCGCCCACATCCTGCCGCAACTCGCCGACACGGCCGACGTCGTTGCCCACGCCCGCACCCACCCGGCGCTCCATGTCGCCGTCCTCGTCCCCAATGCCAAGGGCGCCGAGGCCGCGCTGGCCGCCGGCGCGCACAAGATCACCCTGCCGCTGTCCGCCAGCGAAACCCACAGCCTGAAGAACCTGCGCCGCACCCACGCCCAGGTGTTCGACGAAGTCGCCCGGATCGTCGACCTGATCCGCGCGCTGCCCGCCGACCGGCGCCCGACCTTCGAGGGCGCCGTCAGCACCGCCTTCGGTTGCACCCTCGAAGGTGAAGTCCCCGAATCGACCGTCGTCGCGCTCGCCGAAAAACTCATGGCCCTCGGCTGCGACGAGGTCGGGCTTTCCGACACGACCGGCTATGCCAATCCCGCGCAGGTGAAACGCCTGGTCCGTGCCGTGCACGCTGCCATCGGTGCCGACCACATGACCGGCCTCCACCTCCACAACACCCGCGGTCTCGGCCTCGCCAACGTCCTCGCCGGGCTGGACGTCGGCATCACCACCTTCGATGCCTCGCTCGGCGGCCTCGGCGGCTGCCCCTTTGCGCCGGGCGCCAGCGGCAACATCGTCACCGAGGATCTGGTGTTCATGCTGGAGGCGATGGGCCTCAGGACCGGCATCGACCTCAACCGGCTGATCGCCTGCCGCGCCATCCTCAGCGCCGCCCTTCCCGGCGAATCCCTCTACGGCTTCACCCCCGACGCCGGCCTGCCGCTGGGCTTCCGCGCCGCCGCCTGAACGCTTGCCGTCACGCGCCTGTCGTGCAAGGCTGTCATGCGCTCGGCGTTCTAACGAGAAAGGAATGGCATCATGGGCCTGTTCACCACGCTCAAAGACAAGATTTTCGGCCACCCCGACGCGAAGCGGGCCCCCGCTCCCGCCGCGCCGCCCGCCGCCCCCGCGGCGCCCATCGTGGCCTCCGCGCCGCAACCGCAACCCGTCGATGTCGAGGCGACGCTCGCCTATCTCGCCGAAAAATCCGGCCAGCCCTCCAACTGGCGCGAATCCATCGTCGACCTGATGAAGCTCGTCGACATGGACAGCTCGCTCGCCGCGCGCAAAGAGCTCGCCGACGACCTCGGCTACACCGGGGACAAGAATGACAGCGCCAGCATGAACATCTGGCTGCACAAACAAGTCATGGCCAAACTCGCCACCGCCAAAGCCTGACCCGAACACACCCCTCCCGCCCCGCGCAGCGGAGAGCGGGGAGTCGAAGACGGCGCAAAGCGCCAGCGGCGACTTGCGCGACAGCGCGGTGGGGGTGGGTATCCACCACCCTCCCCGCCGTCACCCTAACACCGCCGCCCCACCCCACTAAGTCCCTCCCCCGCTTGCGGGGGAGGCGACTCGCGTCAGCGAGCGGGAGGGGGTCTTGCCCCCAACACCCCACCCCCTATCCCCGCCGCAATACGAACAACGCCGTATCCGCCCGCCAGTTGGCCGATGCCGCCGGCACCCGCCGGCCATCCGACAGATGCGCCTCGGCCTCCACGGCCAGGCCCATCGTCCGCACCAGGTCGCGGAAATCATCCACCGTGCAGAAATGGATATTGTCGGTCTCATACCAGCTCACCGGCAGGCTCTTCGTCACCGGCATCCGGCCCTTCAGCAACAGGTGCAACCGCGCCCGCCAATGGCCGAAGTTCGGAAACGCCACCACCGCGCGGGCACCGATCCGCAGCAGCTGTTCCAGCACCCGATGCGGCGCCTGCATCGCCTGCAAGGTTTCCGACAGGATGGCATAGTCGACCGATCCCGCCGGCCAATCCGCCAGCTCCGCCTCGGCATCGGCCTGGATCACGCTCAGCCCGCGCGCCACCGCGCTTGCCACCCGCACGGGATCGATCTCCACCCCCCGCCCATCGACGCCCTTATGGTCACGCAGCCAGGCGAGCAGCGCCCCGTCGCCACAGCCCACGTCCAGCACGCTCGCTCCGTGTGGAATCACCGCAGCAATCGCAGCAAGCCCGGGCTTCAGCATTCGCCCGCCCGCAGGAAGCCGTCGACCACGCGGTTCAGTTCCGGCGCCTCCAGCAGGAAGGCATCATGCCCGAACGGGCTCGACAGCTCCACGAAACTGGCATGGCAACCCGCCGCCACCAGTGCCTGCGCGATCCGCCGGCTCTCGCTGGTCGGATACAGCCAGTCACTGTCGAAACTCACCACGCAGAAGCGCGTGGCGACGCCCCGGAACGCATCCGCCAGCGGCATGCCCAGATCGAAATAATCCATCGCCCGCGTGATGTAGAGATAGCTGTTGGCATCGAACCGTTCGACGAAGCTCATCCCCTGGTGCCGCAGATAGCTTTCCACCTGGAAATCCGCGTCGAAGCCGAAACTCACCGCCTCGCGCGCCTGCAGGCGCCGGCCGAACTTCGCCTGCAACCCCGGCTCCGACAGATAGGTGATGTGCGCCGCCATCCGCGCCACCGCCAGCCCCGCCGCCGGCGTCACGCCCGCCTCGGCATAGCGCCCGCCCCGCCACCGGGGGTCCGCCATGATCGCCTGCCGCCCCACCTCATGGAAGGCGATGTTCTGCGCCGAATGCCGCGCCGCGCTCGCGATCACCACCGCGCTCCGCACCCGCTTTGGGTGCGCCGTCGCCCACACCAGCGCCTGCATCCCCCCCATCGATCCGCCCACCACCGCGCGCAGCACCTCGATCCCCAGCACATCCAGCAGCGCCGCCTGCGTCCGCACCATGTCCGCGATGGTGATCACCGGGAACTCCAGCCCCCACACCCGCCCGGTCGCGGGGTTCAGGCTCGATGGCCCCGTCGTCCCCATGCAGCCGCCCAGGATATTGGCGCAGATCACGAAATGCCGCGCCGGATCGATCGGCTTTCCCGCGCCCACCATCCGCGTCCACCACCCCGGCTTGCCGGTCAGCGGATGCGGGCTCGCCACATGCTGGTCGCCGGTCAGCGCATGGCACACCAGCACCGCATTGTCCCGCGCCGCATTCAGCGTCCCCAGCGCGGTATAGGCGATCTCCACCCCCTCCAGCACCACGCCGCAGTCCAGCCGCAGCGGCCCCGGCAGGGTCACCCGCAGATCGCCCTCCACCCTGATCGCCACGCTCGCCATGCCGCCCGCGTTAACCCCCCCCTCCCCCCCACGCAAGCATTCCCCTCCCCCCACGTGAGCACAGCGAACGGAGAGTGGGGAGGGCCAGGGTGGGGGCGTTGCCACACAGCACCATTCCCCCAACCCTTGCCCCCCCCGCCCGCCCCCTCTATGCCCCCCGGCCATGAACAGCCTCCCCACCGTCAACCCCTGGATCGACCAGCTCGCCCCCTATGTCGCCGGCTCCGCCAAGGCCCCCGGCCACGCCCACCCGGTCAAGCTCTCCAGCAACGAAAACCCCTGGGGGGCCTCGCCCCGCGCGCTCGACGCCATGCGAGAGGCCGCAGCCGCCGCCCACCGCTACCCCGAAGGCAGCGCCACCATTCTGCGCGAAGCCCTCGCCACCCTCCACAACCTCGATCCCGACCGCATCGTCTGCGGCACCGGCTCGGACGAGATCCTGCAACTCATCCCCTCGCTCTACTGCGCGCCGGGTGACAGCGTCGTCTATGTCCGCCACGGCTTCATGGTCTATCCCATCGCCGCCCGTCGCGCCGGCGCCGAGCCCATCGCCGCGCCGGACACGAACTACACCGCGGACGTCGATGCGCTGCTCGCCACCATCCGGCCGGATACGCGCGTCGTTTTCCTCGCCAACCCCAACAACCCCACCGGCACCATGATCCCCGCGTCCGACGTCGCGCGCCTGCACGCGGGGCTGCGTCCTGACATCGTGCTGGTGCTCGACCAGGCCTATGCCGAATATCTCGACGCGCCTGACCCGGACGGCGCGCTGGCGCTCGCCACCACCGCAGCGAACGTCGTCGCCACCCGCACCTTCTCGAAAATCTACGGCCTTGGCGGTGCCCGCGTCGGCTGGGCCACCGGCCCCAAGGCCATCATCGACAATATCGCCAAGGTGCGCGCCCCCTTCAGCGTCAGCAACAGCGCCATTGCCGCCGCCACCGCCGCGCTCGCCGACCAGGCGTTCGTCGCCACCTGCCGCGCCGAGAACAACCGCCTCCGCGCCGAACTGGTCTCCGCCATCGAAGGCCTCGGCAACCATGGCCTCACCGCCATCCCATCGGTCGCCAACTTCGTCCTGATGGCCTGCCCCACACAGGGCCCGCTCGCCGCCCCTGCCATCCACGCCGGGCTGATGGCGCGCGGCTTCATCACCCGCCACCTCCCCGGCCAGGGCCTGCCCCATGCCGTGCGCATCAGCATCGGCACCGAACCCGAAACCCGCGGCGTCATCGCGGCGCTGCGCGACCTCGCGGCCGCCTGATGCTCGCCTTCTCGCGCGTCGCCATCATCGGCATGGGCCTCATCGGCTCCTCGCTTGCCCGCGCCATCCGCGCCCAGCTCCCGACCGTCCGCCTGACGGTCACGGATGCCGACCCCGCCGTCCGCTCGCGCGTCCTCGATCTCGACCTCGCCGACGACGTCGCCGACAACGCTGCCACCGCCGTGATCGACGCCGACCTCGTCATCCTCGCCGTGCCGCTCGGCGCCTTCGCCGCCGTGGGCGTGACAATCGCCGCCGACCTCGCCCCCGGCGCGGTGGTCAGCGACGTCGGCAGCGCCAAGGCCGCCGTTACCGAGGCCCTCGCCTCCCTGATGCCGCCGGGCGTCCACCTCATCCCCGCCCACCCCGTCGCCGGCACCGAAAAATCCGGGCCTGACGCCGGTTTCGCCAGCCTGTTCCACAACCGCTGGTGCATCCTCACCCCGCCCGAGGGTACGGACCCCACCGCGCTCGCCCGGCTCACCGATTTCTGGACCCGCCTCGGCGCCCGCGTCGAGATCATGGACGCGAAACATCATGACCTGGTGCTCGCCGTCACCAGCCACCTCCCCCACCTCATCGCCTATTCGATCGTCGGCACCGCGAGCGACCTCGAGGGCGTGACCCAGTCCGAAGTCATCAAATACAGCGCCGGCGGCTTCCGCGACTTCACCCGCATCGCCGCGTCGGACCCCACCATGTGGCGCGACGTCTTCCTGACCAACAAGGACGCCGTGCTGGAGATCCTGCAACGCTTCACCGAGGACCTCACCGCCCTGCAACGCGCCATCCGCTGGGGCGACGCCGACACGCTGCATCACCGCTTCGCCGCCAGCCGCGCCATCCGCAAGGCGATCATCGACGCCGGGCAGGACGCCGACACCGTCAACTTCGGCCGCGACATCGCGCCTCCCCGCTGACAACCCTGCCTCACATGACAGCGCGCCCGGCGCCCGCTATTGCCCCCCGCATGACCGCCCACCCCCGGCACCAGGCCCTTGCCGCGTTCATCGCCGCCCTGGCGCTGATGGTGGCGGCTTTGGTGCCACAGGGCTGGATGCCCGCCCGCGCCGCCGGCCTCCCCGGCCTCGTCATCTGCACCGCCGACGGCTTCAAGCCGCTGCCCGACGGCGCCGACCACCCCACCCCGGCGAAACCGGCAAACAGCGCCCCCTGCACCTTCGCGCTCACCGCCCACGCCGCCCCGCCGCCCCTGCCGTCGCTCCCGGTCCCCGTCCGCATCGACGCGCCGGCCGATCCCGTCGCCATCGCGACGCCCTCAGCCACGCCAAGCCCCGCCACCCGGCAACCCCCGGCAACAGGCCCTCCCGCGCACGCCTGACCCGGCCTCCCGCCGGTCATGCGCTACCGCCAAATCCCCGGCCCGGCCTCGCCCGGTCGCCGACCCCTGTTGCATCGAGAAAAGCCATGTCCCGTCTTTCCCGTCCCGCCATCGCGGGCCTCTCCGCCCTGCTCATGTCCCCCGCGCACGCCACCGAACCCGACAGCTGGACGCCCGAGATCATCGTCACCGCCCGTCCCGCCCCCGGTTACACCGCCACCGACGCCGCCGTGCTGCGCAGTCCCGTCCCGCTCCTCGACACGCCGCAATCGGTCCAGGTCCTCACCGACCGGCTGCTGCGAGAGCAGGACCGTTCGACCCTCGCGGACGCGCTGCGCAACATCTCCGGCGCCATCCCGGCGCTCCCCTCCGAAGCCGTGCTGGCCAACCCCCTCATCCGCGGGTTCGAGGCGGAGATCTTCACCGACGGCCTCATCGGCTATGGCGACACCGCCGTCATCGACCCCTCCTCGCTCTGGGCGGTCGAGCGCATCGAGGTCGCCAAGGGCCCCACCTCCGTCCTGTTCGGTGGCGGCACCGGCGCGCCCTTGGGCGGCCTCATCAACCTCGTCTCGCGCACGCCAGAGGCCGGCCTGAAGGCCCGCGCCGAGCTGCGCGGCGGCAGCTTCGGCCTGTGGCAGGGCCGCGGCGACCTCAACTGGGGCACGCCCGACGCGGGCTTCCGCCTGCTCGGCGAATACACCCGCAACGGCGACCCCATCGACGCCGTCACCATCGACCGCTACAGCCTCAACCCCTCCGCCCGCGTGGCGATCGGCGACCGCACCGACCTGATCCTCCGCGGCGCCTTCAGCCGCGTCGCGCAGCTCGAATATGCCGGCCTCCCCGCCGAAATCGCCCGCCTGCCCCAGGTCGCCGATTTCCGCTTCTCCGGCGCCACCGATGCCCCCCGCACCACCATCCGCAACATGACGCTCGATGCCGTGCTGAGCCACCGCTTCACCGACGCGCTCAGCGCCACCGTGCAGGCGCGCCGCTACGAAAGCCGCTTCGATGAACAGGCGACCTTCCCCTTCCTCGCCGTCTTCCCCCTCACCGGCACCCGGGCCTTCCTGTTCAAGGGGCGGCTGCCCGTCGCCGTCGACGAAAGCACCGTCGATGCCAGCCTGACCGCGCGCTTCACCACCGGCACCCTCACCCACACCCTGCTCGCCGGCGTCACCCATGACAGCACCCACTATCGCGGCGCCATCGGCTTCGCGCCGCTCGGCAGCATCGATTATGCCGACCCCCGGTCGGACATCGCCTATGGCGCCCCGCCGGCCACACGGCCCGTCACCAACCGCTACCTGACCGACGCGCTCTACCTGCAGAACCAGATCGCGGTCGGCCCGCTGAACCTGCTCGCCGCGCTGCGCACCTCGTCCCTCGGCCTGCGTGAAATCACCGGCGGCGCCGGCACCAACCGCCGCTGGAACCGCTGGGATCCGCGGCTCGGCGCCACCCTCGCGCTCACGCCGGGCGTCAACCTGTTCGCCGGCTGGGCCCAGGGCTCCCGCCTCACCCTCTTCTATGCCGGCAGCACGCCGCCGGTGCCCGAAACCAGCGACAGCGTGGAGGCTGGCGTCAAGCTCGCCCGCCCCGACCTCGGCCTGTCGGGCACTCTCGCCGGATTCCGCATCACCCGCCGCAACGTCCCCACGGCCGACCCGCTCAACCCCTTCACCCAGGTGCAGTCGGGCGAACAGCGCAGCCGCGGGGTCGAGGCCGACCTGATCTGGGAACCCACCCCCGCCGTCTCGCTGCTCGCCAGCTACGCCTTCACCCGCGCCACGGTCAGCCGCGATACCAGCATCCCCGTCGGCAATCGCCTGCCGCGCGTCCCCGAACACAGCGGACGGATCGCCGCGCGCTACCGCCTCCTCGACGGCCCGCTCCAGGGCCTCGGTATCGGCGCCGGCCTCACCGCCGCCTCCGCCGCCGAGATCACGCTGCCCAACCGCCTGCGCGGCGACAGTTGGGCGGTCGTCGATGCCCAGGCCAGCTACCAGGTCGGCCGGGTCCGCCTCGCCGCCTCGGTCGAGAACCTCTTCGACCACCGTTATTTCATCCCCTATCAATATCTCGGCCAGGCGGTGCTCCGCCCCGGCGACCCCCGCACCGCCACCCTCACGATCGGAGTGACCTACTGATGCACAGTCTCGACCGCCGTGCTTTCGCCGGCCTCGCCGCCCTGCTGCCGCTGCTCGCGTCGGCCCGCGCCAGCGCCGCCAACCCGCCCGTCAACCCCACCGAGCATATGGGCGCCGATGCCCACGCCCGGCTGATGGCCATCCCCGGCCTGAAGATGCATGGCAAGGAACAGCTGGCGATGCTGCTCTACCCCGGCTTCACCGCGCTCGACCTCGTCGGCCCGCATTATTTCTTCGCCTGCATGATGGGCGCAAAGGTGCATCTCGTCACCACCGAGCCGACGCTGGCCCCGGTCGTGTCGGACCTCGGCCTCGCCATCCAGCCCACGGTGACGCTCGCGGACGCCCCCGAAGCGCTCGACCTCGCCTTCGTCCCCGGCGGCACCATCGGCACGCTCGCCACCATGAAGAATCCGGCCGCGCTCGCCTGGCTGCAGAAGCTCGCCGCGCGCGGCACGCGGATGACCAGCGTCTGCACCGGCTCGCTGGTGCTGGCGAAGGCCGGCCTGCTGAAGGGGCGCCGCGCCACCTGCCACTGGGCCGGCTTGTCCGAACTCGCCCGCTTCGGCGCCATCCCCGTCGCCGAGCGCGTCGTCCACGATGGCCCGGTCACCACCGGCGCCGGCGTCTCCGCCGGCCTCGATTTCGCCCTGGCCATCGTCGGCGAGCTGCGCGGGCAGGCCTATGCCCAGGCGCTGATGCTGCAAGCCGAATATGCGCCGCAACCGCCCTTCCCCGGCGGCACGCTCGCCACCACCGACCCGGCGCTGCGCGAGGCGATGCAGGCCATGCTGCAACCCTTCGCCACCCAGGTCAGGGCCCTGGCATAGGAAAAGGGCGGCGAGGTCACCCCCGCCGCCCTACAGGCCAACCGGCCCTCCAATCAGGATCACGCCGTCGCGCGCGCGCCCTTGCGCCGCAGCGACACGCCCACCGCGCCAAAGCCGATGATCATCATCGCCCAGGTCGCCGGCTCGGGAATCGCGCTTACCGGCATCTCGATCAGCTTGATCTGCGCCGCGATGTTCGACCCGTTCGGCCGCTGCCCGGTCCAGCTCAGCGTCGCCTTGCCGGCCAGCCGGAAATCGCCGACCACGCCCTCATACAGGTTGATCGCGGTCGCATTGGTGGCGCTCAGGCTCGCCAGCGCCTGGTTGGTCGTCATCAGGTCGCTGTAGCTCAGGTCGCTCAGCGCGATTCCGCCATTCGTCCCGCTGCGCGCCCGCAGCACGAAGGCATTGATGTCGCCATAATAGCCCTTCGTCGAGCTCCAGGTCGTCGCGCCCGGGCCGACGCCCAGCGAGTAGGTCACCGTCGTCCCGGTGCGCACGATGCTGAACTCCACCGGGCTGCCGTTGACCCAGGGCAGGGTCGATCCGCCGCCCAGCGGCGCATAGTTGGTCAGCGCGTTCACCACGCCCGTTCCCACCGGCACCGGCTCGCCGCTGCTGGCGTTCGGCACATGCAGCCCGCGGGTGTAGCTGTTGCCGCCGATCCGCACCTGGCCCACCGCGCGCTCGGTCGGCACCAGCGCATTGTTGTTCACCGTCGGCAACCCGCGCGTCACCGCCAGATAGCCGCCACCCAGCTCGAACGCGGCATCATTGTTGCCGCTATAGCTCAACGTCACCGCCGCCTGCGCCGGCATTGCCGCCACGACCATTGCAACCGGCGCCATCAGAACCGCAAAAGCCCGAATCATCATCGAACAACCCCTGTAGGATTTGTTTACAGTTTTCCCTGTATCGCGCCTGACGTTGGCGTCAACCGATCGGTGCAGGCTTTTTACACTGGTTAACTATCTTCCACTGCCTCCGCCGCCTCGATCGTCTCCGCCCGCAGGATTGCCCGCGACAGCGCCATGCCGTGCCCCGCCCGCAGCATCGCCGCCAGTTGCTTCTCCTGGCCCTTGCGCTCCTGCGGCGCCCCCCACGGCCCCAGCCGCTTGCGCGCCGCAAACCGCATCGCCGCCGCCACCCCGTCCACCTCCGCCAGCGCCTCCTGCGTCGCCTCCTCGCCGATGCCGTCCGCCCGCAACCCCGCGCCCACCCGCCGCGCCCCCAGCCCGCGCGCCGCCATGCCCCGCGCCCGCGCCCCGGCAAAACTCCTGTCACTGACATAGCCCAAATCCGCCAGGCGCGCCGCCAGCGCCGCCAGGTCAGGCTCGCCGTCCCCCGCCCAGCCCCGCAGCCGCAGCTTCGTCCGCAGAAACCGCACCAG carries:
- a CDS encoding prephenate/arogenate dehydrogenase family protein; translation: MLAFSRVAIIGMGLIGSSLARAIRAQLPTVRLTVTDADPAVRSRVLDLDLADDVADNAATAVIDADLVILAVPLGAFAAVGVTIAADLAPGAVVSDVGSAKAAVTEALASLMPPGVHLIPAHPVAGTEKSGPDAGFASLFHNRWCILTPPEGTDPTALARLTDFWTRLGARVEIMDAKHHDLVLAVTSHLPHLIAYSIVGTASDLEGVTQSEVIKYSAGGFRDFTRIAASDPTMWRDVFLTNKDAVLEILQRFTEDLTALQRAIRWGDADTLHHRFAASRAIRKAIIDAGQDADTVNFGRDIAPPR
- the hisC gene encoding histidinol-phosphate transaminase, with the translated sequence MNSLPTVNPWIDQLAPYVAGSAKAPGHAHPVKLSSNENPWGASPRALDAMREAAAAAHRYPEGSATILREALATLHNLDPDRIVCGTGSDEILQLIPSLYCAPGDSVVYVRHGFMVYPIAARRAGAEPIAAPDTNYTADVDALLATIRPDTRVVFLANPNNPTGTMIPASDVARLHAGLRPDIVLVLDQAYAEYLDAPDPDGALALATTAANVVATRTFSKIYGLGGARVGWATGPKAIIDNIAKVRAPFSVSNSAIAAATAALADQAFVATCRAENNRLRAELVSAIEGLGNHGLTAIPSVANFVLMACPTQGPLAAPAIHAGLMARGFITRHLPGQGLPHAVRISIGTEPETRGVIAALRDLAAA
- a CDS encoding RecX family transcriptional regulator, with the translated sequence MAADDRSHRRPRDLPPLDEAGVRALALRYVERYATSEAKLVRFLRTKLRLRGWAGDGEPDLAALAARLADLGYVSDRSFAGARARGMAARGLGARRVGAGLRADGIGEEATQEALAEVDGVAAAMRFAARKRLGPWGAPQERKGQEKQLAAMLRAGHGMALSRAILRAETIEAAEAVEDS
- a CDS encoding hydroxymethylglutaryl-CoA lyase — encoded protein: MTDRLMDGIDVLVSEVGPRDGLQSIAPTLPLAAKKAWIDAAVAAGIREIEVGSFVPAHILPQLADTADVVAHARTHPALHVAVLVPNAKGAEAALAAGAHKITLPLSASETHSLKNLRRTHAQVFDEVARIVDLIRALPADRRPTFEGAVSTAFGCTLEGEVPESTVVALAEKLMALGCDEVGLSDTTGYANPAQVKRLVRAVHAAIGADHMTGLHLHNTRGLGLANVLAGLDVGITTFDASLGGLGGCPFAPGASGNIVTEDLVFMLEAMGLRTGIDLNRLIACRAILSAALPGESLYGFTPDAGLPLGFRAAA
- a CDS encoding CaiB/BaiF CoA transferase family protein translates to MDDAPLRGLKVVEFTHMVMGPAVGAVLADLGAEVVKVEPMGGDATRRLLGSGAGYFPMYNRGKKSICLNLKSADGLGVARDLAAGADVLVENFRPGALDRLGLGYEALAALNPRLIYCTEKGFLPGPYEERTALDEVAQMMGGLAYMTGPPGRPLRAGASVIDVAGGMFGVIGVLAALERRHRTGKGGKVASSLFETTVYLVGQHMAQKAVTGVAAAPMPARVSAWAIYDVFETADDDAVFVGVVTDALWEKFCALFDLPELWANDAWRANNARVRARDAIMPVVRARLKMFTKAELIARLDGSGLPFAPIGRPEELFEDPHLLASGGLRAVELPDGTPTLLPVIPVEVDGVRAAGAQTLTMPGQDTRALLAGLGRGEAEVAALFAAGAVG
- the metW gene encoding methionine biosynthesis protein MetW, whose product is MLKPGLAAIAAVIPHGASVLDVGCGDGALLAWLRDHKGVDGRGVEIDPVRVASAVARGLSVIQADAEAELADWPAGSVDYAILSETLQAMQAPHRVLEQLLRIGARAVVAFPNFGHWRARLHLLLKGRMPVTKSLPVSWYETDNIHFCTVDDFRDLVRTMGLAVEAEAHLSDGRRVPAASANWRADTALFVLRRG
- a CDS encoding TonB-dependent siderophore receptor, which translates into the protein MSRLSRPAIAGLSALLMSPAHATEPDSWTPEIIVTARPAPGYTATDAAVLRSPVPLLDTPQSVQVLTDRLLREQDRSTLADALRNISGAIPALPSEAVLANPLIRGFEAEIFTDGLIGYGDTAVIDPSSLWAVERIEVAKGPTSVLFGGGTGAPLGGLINLVSRTPEAGLKARAELRGGSFGLWQGRGDLNWGTPDAGFRLLGEYTRNGDPIDAVTIDRYSLNPSARVAIGDRTDLILRGAFSRVAQLEYAGLPAEIARLPQVADFRFSGATDAPRTTIRNMTLDAVLSHRFTDALSATVQARRYESRFDEQATFPFLAVFPLTGTRAFLFKGRLPVAVDESTVDASLTARFTTGTLTHTLLAGVTHDSTHYRGAIGFAPLGSIDYADPRSDIAYGAPPATRPVTNRYLTDALYLQNQIAVGPLNLLAALRTSSLGLREITGGAGTNRRWNRWDPRLGATLALTPGVNLFAGWAQGSRLTLFYAGSTPPVPETSDSVEAGVKLARPDLGLSGTLAGFRITRRNVPTADPLNPFTQVQSGEQRSRGVEADLIWEPTPAVSLLASYAFTRATVSRDTSIPVGNRLPRVPEHSGRIAARYRLLDGPLQGLGIGAGLTAASAAEITLPNRLRGDSWAVVDAQASYQVGRVRLAASVENLFDHRYFIPYQYLGQAVLRPGDPRTATLTIGVTY
- a CDS encoding choice-of-anchor W domain-containing protein is translated as MAPVAMVVAAMPAQAAVTLSYSGNNDAAFELGGGYLAVTRGLPTVNNNALVPTERAVGQVRIGGNSYTRGLHVPNASSGEPVPVGTGVVNALTNYAPLGGGSTLPWVNGSPVEFSIVRTGTTVTYSLGVGPGATTWSSTKGYYGDINAFVLRARSGTNGGIALSDLSYSDLMTTNQALASLSATNATAINLYEGVVGDFRLAGKATLSWTGQRPNGSNIAAQIKLIEMPVSAIPEPATWAMMIIGFGAVGVSLRRKGARATA
- a CDS encoding DJ-1/PfpI family protein — protein: MHSLDRRAFAGLAALLPLLASARASAANPPVNPTEHMGADAHARLMAIPGLKMHGKEQLAMLLYPGFTALDLVGPHYFFACMMGAKVHLVTTEPTLAPVVSDLGLAIQPTVTLADAPEALDLAFVPGGTIGTLATMKNPAALAWLQKLAARGTRMTSVCTGSLVLAKAGLLKGRRATCHWAGLSELARFGAIPVAERVVHDGPVTTGAGVSAGLDFALAIVGELRGQAYAQALMLQAEYAPQPPFPGGTLATTDPALREAMQAMLQPFATQVRALA
- a CDS encoding DUF3597 domain-containing protein, encoding MGLFTTLKDKIFGHPDAKRAPAPAAPPAAPAAPIVASAPQPQPVDVEATLAYLAEKSGQPSNWRESIVDLMKLVDMDSSLAARKELADDLGYTGDKNDSASMNIWLHKQVMAKLATAKA
- the metX gene encoding homoserine O-acetyltransferase MetX, yielding MASVAIRVEGDLRVTLPGPLRLDCGVVLEGVEIAYTALGTLNAARDNAVLVCHALTGDQHVASPHPLTGKPGWWTRMVGAGKPIDPARHFVICANILGGCMGTTGPSSLNPATGRVWGLEFPVITIADMVRTQAALLDVLGIEVLRAVVGGSMGGMQALVWATAHPKRVRSAVVIASAARHSAQNIAFHEVGRQAIMADPRWRGGRYAEAGVTPAAGLAVARMAAHITYLSEPGLQAKFGRRLQAREAVSFGFDADFQVESYLRHQGMSFVERFDANSYLYITRAMDYFDLGMPLADAFRGVATRFCVVSFDSDWLYPTSESRRIAQALVAAGCHASFVELSSPFGHDAFLLEAPELNRVVDGFLRAGEC